The following are encoded in a window of Shewanella psychrotolerans genomic DNA:
- a CDS encoding S41 family peptidase, whose product MQLLTKTLLSSFMLSSLILTGCSGGGSDTGSSSNNNGSIGTGSTLKWVEGEFPPYQQLANQCAVNNSSYGLNEKLWLRSWSNDTYLWYNEIIDRDPAPYGVIEYFQLLKTTELSASGKEKDKFHFSMPTSEWEQLNQSGASVGYGLNLYLQQASADVDRKVTVTYTEPGTPATNANIARGAVIVSINGVSVKDANDTASINTLNQGLFPTTAGQQTQFSILDLGAAQPRNVTLTAQTVVSTPVQNVKTVATPTGNVGYMQFNSHIATAERGLVDAITELKTLDVKDLVLDLRYNGGGLLALASQLGYMIAGEQATENRIFERSTFNDKYPTTDPVTGESLTPMPFIDQSIGFNSGLLGAGQALPSLNLQRLYVLTTDSTCSASEALINSLRGIDIEVIQLGGTTCGKPYGFYPTPNCGETYFTVQFKGENDKGFGDYSDGFVPSTSPTLASEIKGCQLTDDLSHALGDKEERLLSAALYYRDNNRCPTAPASVAKAPAKPQFVDQGYILEDTRLQNVMFNNRILTQVKQ is encoded by the coding sequence ATGCAGTTACTCACTAAAACCCTATTAAGCAGCTTTATGCTATCAAGCCTAATATTAACAGGATGTAGCGGTGGCGGCAGCGATACTGGTAGTAGCTCAAATAATAACGGCTCTATTGGCACAGGCAGCACCTTAAAATGGGTTGAAGGTGAGTTTCCCCCTTATCAGCAATTAGCCAATCAATGTGCGGTCAACAATTCAAGTTATGGATTAAATGAAAAACTCTGGTTGCGCTCTTGGAGTAACGACACCTATTTATGGTACAACGAAATTATCGATAGAGATCCAGCACCTTACGGTGTCATTGAATACTTCCAATTATTAAAAACCACCGAACTATCTGCATCGGGTAAAGAGAAAGATAAATTTCACTTCTCTATGCCAACCAGCGAATGGGAGCAACTCAACCAATCTGGAGCCTCGGTGGGATACGGTTTAAACCTCTATCTGCAACAAGCCAGCGCAGATGTTGATAGGAAAGTGACCGTAACCTATACCGAACCTGGGACTCCTGCGACCAATGCTAATATCGCTCGGGGCGCCGTTATCGTGAGCATTAATGGCGTCAGTGTAAAAGACGCCAACGATACGGCTTCAATCAACACCCTCAATCAAGGTTTATTCCCGACAACTGCGGGACAACAAACTCAGTTTTCTATCTTAGACCTGGGAGCCGCTCAGCCCCGAAATGTCACTCTTACGGCACAAACTGTGGTCTCAACCCCTGTACAAAACGTAAAAACAGTGGCTACGCCCACGGGGAACGTAGGCTATATGCAGTTTAACTCTCACATTGCTACCGCAGAACGTGGACTGGTCGATGCGATCACTGAACTAAAAACCCTTGATGTAAAGGATTTGGTACTCGATCTTCGCTATAACGGCGGTGGACTGCTAGCACTTGCGAGTCAGCTCGGTTATATGATTGCAGGTGAACAAGCAACCGAAAACCGTATCTTTGAACGCAGCACTTTTAACGACAAATACCCAACAACAGATCCTGTCACCGGAGAATCACTAACGCCGATGCCATTTATAGATCAATCCATCGGATTTAATTCAGGCCTACTCGGTGCAGGCCAAGCCTTACCTTCACTTAATTTACAGCGCCTCTATGTCCTAACCACCGATAGTACCTGCTCAGCGAGTGAAGCCCTCATAAACAGCTTACGCGGCATTGATATTGAAGTGATTCAACTGGGCGGCACAACTTGTGGTAAGCCTTATGGTTTCTATCCAACACCTAACTGCGGCGAAACCTACTTTACCGTGCAATTTAAAGGGGAAAATGACAAGGGCTTTGGTGACTACTCCGATGGTTTTGTTCCTAGTACCAGCCCAACACTGGCGAGCGAAATCAAGGGCTGCCAGTTAACAGATGATTTAAGTCATGCATTAGGTGACAAGGAGGAGCGATTGCTCTCAGCGGCTCTCTATTACCGAGACAACAATCGCTGTCCAACGGCTCCAGCCTCTGTAGCGAAAGCCCCGGCTAAGCCACAATTTGTTGACCAAGGTTACATACTCGAAGATACCCGACTACAAAATGTGATGTTTAATAATCGCATCTTAACTCAGGTGAAACAGTAG